CTGCAAATAAGACATAAGATAAAGATACAAAAAACCTTCAAATTAAGAATCTTGTCTGGGCATTCACCCCGATAAGTTCCCTGAAGCAACTGGTGCAGATCAGCATACTGCTTGGATATAGGAAGGGAACTAAAAGCATGCGACACGAAGCTCTCTATCAATGGGTCCCATCGCCTTGAAATCAAACCCAGCAAGCATATCTCCTGTAAAGacaatgcatatatatatatatatatatattaatgttATTATAATGCAGAGAATGAGTATACAACAGTGTAGATGATTAAAGGCTGTGCCACGAATAGATACCATGACTTCAACGAGGCCACTCTGACAAGAATCTACAGAAACTTTTAATGGTTCAAACACCTTCATCCACTGCTCCTTGGGAGCACTAAAGATAAAACTAGATCCAGACACAATCCGAACAGTGCGTTCATCAAGTAAGTATGACAAACATCGTCCTCTCCACTGTTTCCACAGAAGAAACTGGTCGATGATTTGTGATTTTCTGCATCGGAAAGTTTATAATGAGTTCAAACCATAGCATGCTACCATGAAAAACAAAGGACACACCACAGAAGCTTGAGAGTGTTTAAGGGCTCATGTACCTAGAGATCACTGGGCTGCCTGGATCACTGAAGCTGTTCTTCTTCACGCTGTCCAGAAGTGTGCGCAGTCCTCTCtcagccagagaaatacatgatgcTGAATCCAACCGTTCCAGAAGCTCGTTAACCAGAATCCGTGAATGACCCGTGGTGGGAGCTCCTACTTCACCGCCGCTCTTGGTCCGCGGCAAACCAGACAAATCCATATTCAAGATCGACTTCACATAATCTTGGCACGCATCGCGCCCACCGCTAGCACCAATGCCGTCGATGTCCATCCCCACGACCGCCTCGAGAACAGCCCGGATGTTCTCCACGCTCGTCGTTTCGGCTTTCAGAAAATGCTTTATGACCAGCTCTGTGGCCGCCGAGAGCGTCTCCGATCGCATGTCGACAAGGCCCTGCGCGGCACCAAGCAGAGCATCAGCACCCGCATAATCATAACAAACATTTCATAAGGGAAACAGTTCATCGAAATCACCTTGGGGAAACCCGGGCTTGAGGCGAGCTCGGCGAGCGCCGCGTCGAACTCCCTCGCGGATTCCTCGTACTGCCCGGAGTCACGCAGGTTCCTGAAGACCTGAACACGACAATGCAGGAACAAACTGGTCATGCCATGGCACACTCAGATACAGCATTCAGCACACAAATCCTGCGGGTGGCCTATGCGGCACATCAAAGAAACGAAACAGCGCGCGACGAGCCAGCGCCATGGCGTCGTGTAGGGGCGGGAGGAGGCGAAACCGAAACCTAGCGCGGCCGCGCGAgcgggggagggagggggagatCGCGGGGCGTGGTACTACCTCCTCGAAGAAGAGCGCCCAGCGGAGGGCCTTCTGGACGTCGGCGGGgcgccaggcggcggcggcgccggaggaggcgcGGCCGCCGGCGAGGACGAGGATGTCGACGAAGCCCGGCACCAGGGCGAGCACCTCCTCCATCTCCATGGCCGCCATTCCCTCCTCCCACTCAGACCCCTCCTCGCAATTACCGGCTTCCTCAGGGACGGATCGGCAAGAAAACGCCCCCAAACCCGAAGCCCTAATTTCTTCCACGCCCTCTTTTCATCCACCACCCTACACCACGCCGTATTTACCATTTCATCGCTTACCGAGCCCCTGCCCGAGGGCGCGGGTGAAGTTAGGGATGAGATACAGGGGCGTGGGTGCATAACGGCCGCGAAGCCCTAGGCGCGGCCGCTATATAAGCGGGCGGATCGCCTCCCATcctcccctctccgccgccgccgccgggtacCGCCCCCTCTTCTTCCAAGATGTCGAAGCGAGGTACGGCGAAAATTTTACCCCCCTTCCTCCATTTCTTCCCAGCATGATCTTGCTTGGCCGCCTCGTGGTAGTCTCGTAGCGTACTCCTGGTTGGATTGCGCGGTGCTGTGCTTCGATTTGGACGCGCCCAACACATGTTTTCTTGCTACCAGTAGTCGCGATTTGTGGCTGTTCTTGGTGAATTTGGTGGTGGTTTAGGTTCGTCGGTGGTCAGATGTGGTGTAGAAGATGCTTAGAAATGGAGCTATTCAGCCGATAGTTCGTGTAAGGTTGCTCGTTGCTTTGCTGTGCTGATGCTGGATGGATCATTTTCCTCGCCAGTAATTAGCTCCACTTTAGGGCCTTGAAACGCCTTGGAAGTGAAACATATCTGTGATGCACTCATCCTCGTTAGATGCCTGTGACTAGCTTTTCCTGGTGAAAAATGGTGCGGTACACTTGTTGCTAGATGTTTGTCAGTTCCGATGTGTTCAATTCATGCTTTGTTCGAGGTTTTACTCTGTTGTAAAGGAGCTACTGTGCATGATGCTTTCCTTCCTGATTGTTTCATGGCCTGCGGGGTTGTTGTATTAGATCTTGGATGGAGCATTAGGGCAGTTGCATCTCGCAGGTCGAGTGATTGCAATTTTTCTCAGTTGCTTGTGTTAATCTTGCCTCGATAAGTAGGTATAATCTCTCTTTTCCTTTGGCAAGGAAAGTTCATGATATCATGTAATCATAACATGTCTGTGTGTGTGTGGCTGTCATGCATCTCTAGATTATTTTCTTAGTTTACTGAAGGTATATGTAATCCTTTTATCTGAATGTGTTCTTGTGTGCTTGTTCTTGAACTGCAGGGCGCGGAGGTTCCGCTGGAAACAAGTTCCGGATGTCGCTGGGTCTGCCGGTGGCAGCCACTGTCAACTGTGCTGACAACACTGGTGCCAAGAACCTGTACATCATCTCCGTGAAGGGAATCAAGGGGCGCCTCAACAGGCTTCCTTCTGCCTGTGTTGGTGACATGGTTATGGCCACTGTCAAGAAGGGAAAGCCTGACCTCAGGAAGAAGGTCATGCCGGCTGTCATCGTCAGGCAGCGCAAGCCGTGGCGCCGAAAGGACGGTGTCTTCATGTACTTCGAAGGTACTGCTAAGTTCTTATGATGACTTCAGTCATTCTGCAATCTTGTACTGTTGTTGTTTAATATGCCTAGTGAATTTGCTGTATGTTAACCTGTTAGTTGCCACAGTTTAATTTTAGGAAACCACTTGAATGAACAAATGATGTATGGAATATCTGCAAAATTACAATTGCGTGTCCTTGCTAGAGAGGTTGAGTTGTGGTTTGAAAGAAAATTTAATGCATCTTTCACACATTCTATGGGATTGCTCATTTGCCACAATGAAGCAACATATGCAAATTGGCCAGAAGAACATCATAGTGCAGTCTTCTATTGCATTTTGCCACCCCCCGGGCACATTGCATGTTTTCCTCTTTCATGTGAGAATTGCTTAGTCTTAACGTTGTCTGAGACTTTCTGTGTCTGCATTCTGATCTGTCAACCTTTCTCTTTGCAAGTGTTGTTGGATAGTAGTGGCTGATTTTTTcaaaattaatatctaatgtttgaTTTTTATCATACTTGCAGACAATGCTGGAGTCATTGTGAACCCAAAGGGAGAGATGAAAG
Above is a window of Triticum aestivum cultivar Chinese Spring chromosome 6B, IWGSC CS RefSeq v2.1, whole genome shotgun sequence DNA encoding:
- the LOC123139698 gene encoding 60S ribosomal protein L23, with protein sequence MSKRGRGGSAGNKFRMSLGLPVAATVNCADNTGAKNLYIISVKGIKGRLNRLPSACVGDMVMATVKKGKPDLRKKVMPAVIVRQRKPWRRKDGVFMYFEDNAGVIVNPKGEMKGSAITGPIGKECADLWPRIASAANAIV
- the LOC123139695 gene encoding uncharacterized protein isoform X1, translating into MAAMEMEEVLALVPGFVDILVLAGGRASSGAAAAWRPADVQKALRWALFFEEVFRNLRDSGQYEESAREFDAALAELASSPGFPKGLVDMRSETLSAATELVIKHFLKAETTSVENIRAVLEAVVGMDIDGIGASGGRDACQDYVKSILNMDLSGLPRTKSGGEVGAPTTGHSRILVNELLERLDSASCISLAERGLRTLLDSVKKNSFSDPGSPVISRKSQIIDQFLLWKQWRGRCLSYLLDERTVRIVSGSSFIFSAPKEQWMKVFEPLKVSVDSCQSGLVEVMEICLLGLISRRWDPLIESFVSHAFSSLPISKQYADLHQLLQGTYRGECPDKILNLKENDILEYTRQSLESKPHVLWLLHPVLTAAAIPPRSTLFEIYLAEIDKQFDEAVSTERKCNCRRDGIEQHDSCEVAERIQCLYTFHVQQPHPMVQ